A genomic region of Scyliorhinus canicula chromosome 4, sScyCan1.1, whole genome shotgun sequence contains the following coding sequences:
- the LOC119964864 gene encoding leucine-rich repeat-containing protein 52-like, giving the protein MDGPPILLPFCTRCLRLLSVVLVARVLAAAGCAPECNCSQFLTNCTGRQLRHFPAAIPLSTRQLILADNNISSLPALDLNYLGGLLHLDFRSNSLAEIPPSSLLNLQVLVYLDLSHNQLREITHLTFRYLTNIIVLKASRNKELSFIDSRAFSANHKLQEIDISGNGLTFIDAAMLEALPHLRSVRLSGNPWTCNCNTQILTSWMKLNRRIIPDAANVTCTFPGPLQGVLVVEAADKLFSLCRSKRQLKLREVLYFCLIGPGLFSASIILNLTFSLLMAHFNRFKKKELKRYRKLRRAISFKYSKRSNVITQEITAKANTNMSVCLGTECNQ; this is encoded by the exons ATGGATGGGCCGCCCATCCTGCTACCTTTTTGCACGAGATGCTTAAGACTGCTGAGTGTGGTGTTGGTAGCTAGAGTGTTGGCGGCTGCTGGCTGTGCCCCCGAATGTAACTGCAGCCAGTTTCTCACCAACTGCACAGGTAGGCAGCTCCGGCACTTCCCAGCAGCAATCCCACTCAGCACCCGGCAGCTGATTCTCGCCGACAACAACATTTCCAGCCTCCCCGCCCTCGACCTCAACTACCTGGGTGGCCTGCTGCACCTGGATTTCCGCTCCAACTCCCTGGCCGAGATCCCGCCCAGCTCCTTGCTCAACCTGCAGGTCCTGGTGTACCTGGACCTGAGTCACAATCAGCTGCGGGAGATCACTCACCTGACCTTCAGGTACCTGACCAATATCATCGTGCTGAAGGCCAGCAGGAACAAGGAGCTGAGCTTCATTGACAGCCGCGCGTTCTCGGCAAACCACAAGCTGCAGGAAATTGACATAAGCGGGAATGGTTTGACATTCATTGATGCCGCCATGCTGGAGGCGCTGCCGCACTTACGCTCTGTGCGTCTCTCTGGGAACCCCTGGACATGCAATTGCAACACTCAAATCCTAACTAGCTGGATGAAGTTAAACAGAAGAATCATCCCAG ATGCTGCTAATGTCACTTGCACATTTCCAGGTCCTTTGCAAGGAGTTCTTGTCGTGGAAGCTGCAGATAAACTGTTTTCCCTTTGTCGGAGCAAAAGACAACTCAAATTGAGAGAAGTCCTTTACTTTTGTCTTATTGGCCCAGGATTATTTTCCGCAAGCATTATTCTCAATTTGACTTTCAGTTTGCTGATGGCTCATTTCAACAGATTCAAAAAGAAAGAGCTCAAACGTTATCGGAAACTCCGCAGGGCCATTTCGTTTAAATATTCCAAGCGGTCTAATGTGATTACTCAAGAAATCACTGCCAAAGCCAATACAAATATGAGTGTTTGTCTAGGAACAGAATGCAATCAATGA